TAGCCCTTGATCACGACTCTCAATTCCATTACACATAACGTTACGAGTCATTGGATGAAGGTGTCCTTCTGTATGGGGGAAATTTGAGCGCTGGGGCATTTAACAATCAGAAAATTAACGAGGTATTGTTTTGGATGCAAGGACCGTAACTTTCATTTCGGCGATAAATCATGAAAATATAAGTTGTTCCCACATGGCCATATCTAAATGTTACAGCACTTGTGGAAGACGAGGCGACCACCTGTGTGTAAGCGTAATTCTGGAAGTGTAGCAGAAGGGTAGTTTTGTTGGATGGAGtcacccatagctgtatggatgtGTGaaacacttactgtagcagtttctGTTTTATTTGAAGGATTATTTATTTCTGCTGAAAGATAAGGGCCATATGTTTCGAAATCCAATATCTCAAGCGATGattgacgtttctaaacgttCACAGCCTAGAGTTTGAGAGCaatggatgcaaagactgactATGACTATCCATTATACCAAACTGATCATGTTTTTAGGCTATATAGTGTTACATTTATAGTTCTATGAAGTGttattttgtttacaaacactgGAGTAAAACTAGTCCGGCTGTGATACAGTTCATTGGTGTATATACATTCTGAAAACATTTGTGTGTAAATATTCCTTACAAGTAAGAATGTTGAATTCAATTACATTTTAACTTACTCTACAGGTTGTTTGTACTTCAGCGGCTCGAAATTTGAGAAAATATACTTATGAAATACTTTTTAGAGAGGTATGTATATGGTTCGGTTTGGCACCAAGGTAAAGTCAGTTTTACATAGGATATTCGGTTTTTGCTCGTCAGtagctattgaaccaagcatgccatgacAATAAAAAttgtatattctgaatcaggggaggGTGGAGTAAAATCCACTTTTTATATATTGAAATCTGAATACAAAATTGAACAAACCTCACAGACAACCGGTAGAGTAAGtgcaaatgtaattttattcaaaattctggcttgtaaggaaaGTTTACCCGattttgcacaaatttgtgtaTTACAGGCTGGTTAATCAACtacagtaaaacaagcttatattttgggttctgatggggtatgacagttaaaCAAAGCTCATGAGgtatgttatattcttcaagaatcaatgggtacataatTAATTCAcacaagtccaaaaatgtatgtatcacctgcagattgcacctttaaacaATATCTAATGTTACAGATAACTAGCTCATCTTTTgaaagtactgtgtgtgtgtatatagctagctaaaacaaTTTTAATTTGCAGTGGAATGAAGTCACAAAGCTATTCCGAGCAGGGATGCCTCTGCGGAAACATCGACAACACTTCAGAGTGTATGGGAACTGTTTTACTGCCATAGCAGCTGTCGACTGGCTACACGAACTGCTCAGGAACAATAGTAACTTTGGACCAGATGTCACCAGACAACAGACTATCCAACTGCTGAAGAAGTTCCTCAAAAATCATGTGATCGAGAATGTGAAGGGCAGATGGGGTTCAGAAGATTTGGAAGACAACAGCCATCTCTACAGGTAGCCTAAATCCTAGACGATGAATAAATAGTTCAATCAGGCTGTTTACCAttgaaaaaattgtagaccacagcCAGCATATAAGTGGGCATTCCCTCTCTCGTGTGAACATACTTTCCCGCATGAGCTCACGGTTCCTCCATAATCTTTCACATTCTCACTCGAGGGGGGGGACAGCTGAATTTGGTCTACTTATAGATACACAGCAAGGCGTGGCTTAAGGTGACTACGCCCCCGAGTAGGTTACTCCCATTTAATTAGCCTAACTTTGGCATCATCCTAAGCAAACGGAcactttccccccttttttttcaGTAAATGTTTTCGGCCTTGTCGATATTAACATACTTGGCTGTCACAACAAATTATTTGCATGATACTTATTCTGCAACTCTAATTTGTTACCCGACCTGCTAACACTTACAGAAAAGATGTCACATTATACTTATGTCATTGTTTGTTAACCCCTAGCTTTTTCGCCGGTTGGTTAGCTGTCTGGCTAGCGAGATAAGTTAGTCTCGATCTAATTCGCTAGTCGCGTAACTACTTCCACTTTTTGCCTACCCTTGAACAGTGTAGTTATTTGAAAGAGTTGCTTCTTGTTGGCTTGCCTATATGTCCTTTCAACTTGCCGGAGTCCAGCTGGGCATACAACCTTACCAAATGGCCCTAACAAAAGTAGCCTATATGGCGATGTTTACACCTACTTGGTGGAATCTCCAGGCTTGCATAAATATTAAAATACAGAAGAATATTATAGCTGTTATTTGGACAGATACAGCTCACTAGTCCATACTacaagctaactagcaagctttATGCAAAGCAACTTACCGGTGATTAAGCGCTTGAACACACAAATGTACCGAGTAACTGGAGCCCACAGCTTTCCATCATCAATAGCCTGAAACCATAAGGTTTGTCTGACCTGGTCCTTGGGAAGTTGATTAAACTTAATTAGGTGGTCTTTTCTCCATTCAAACAAAACGGTACACAACAGCTTTTCAGCATCTTAAAAgcagggctagctagctaattgaaGAAAGTCTGTTGGAATTGTCTCTTTGGCTGATAATCGTGACATACATTCCATGCAACAGTCTCTGTTCATGCTAACATTTTTTCGTCTAGAATGAAAGTGTTTTAGGTATGATGTAGTTTGTTTAAGACGACATGGAAGTATGTTAGATGATCAACCAAGAATTTCCACAATTTTTATAGAATGATACAATAAAAGAATAAACATTGTCGGCTTATGCTTAAAGTAGGCAATTTAACATGGGAGTACCCTACGGCTGCACCTTACTCGGGGGTGTGGTCACGTTAAGCCATGGCGTGTGTGTATTGTCCCTGCCCACCAGAAATCTACAATCTCTGGGGCACCCCTTCCGCGGGGTGGGGGCAATAAGCAAACCAGTGTGATCCCACCCCGAAAGAATGAGGGAGTGGGATATCTCGCTTTCTCTACCATCTCTGGCCTGAGTAATCTTTTTGAGTGTTTCATtgaaataattgtattatttcacATTTGCTGTCCTAGGTTTGCTTCAACATCTCCTTTGAAACCAATTCCCCATCGCCCACCTGTATCAGGGCCTGCATCAGTAAAGAAGAGTTTCTCAATGAAAGAAAAGGAAGGCTTCTTCAAATGTAGGACTTCCAAGAAACCTGACAAGGAGACTACAGTAAGTATTGTTGATATTTTAGAAAATGGTCTCCTATTGTGCCCCCGGTATGATTTGCTCACATAATTGACTGAGAAATTGTTTCTCACAGGAAAATGTGGATCCATCAAAAGAAGATATGGAGACTGAGCCTGTGATTGAAGTGGTCCAGGCCAGAGCACTAACAGAGGAAGATATTCAGGATGTTTGGAGAGGCATCACTCTCACACAGTAAGATTCACTCTTCATTTATTTAAAATCCTTCTTAAACATTTTAATGAGTAGATCCTTATTACATTGCCTCTTTATTCTTTCAGCCTTCAGAAAACATTGGGATTGACTGCGCTTGAGGATGTTTTGGATCCAAGACACATCAATTCTCAAAACATTGTGTACAACATGACCAATGTGAACAAGCATGGGGTTGTTACACTTGAGGACAAGACTGGTATAGCCTATTCTTTCTCTGATTTATATCTGCACTGTGTGTACGCAAAATGTAAGATGCATGGTCATTTATTAGCCTTTTCTCCACAGATGACCTCCCACACTGGGTCTTGTCTGCAATGAAATGTCTTGCGAACTGTAAGTAAGATTTTACTCAACTGTTTTAGTGGCATATTGTATTGAGAAATAGATTTCACCTTACACAAAACAAGACTAGGCTCTCAATATGAGAGCTATGTTTTCAGACCAACATCTAAAAAATGTCACTGAACCCGTTCTAGGGCCGAAGTATGATTCCAACCAGCCATCCTATCCTGGGTTTGAGAGGGATGTGTTTAAAACGGTCTCCGACTACTTCTACAGCCTCCCTCAGCCACTTCTTACATTTGAGTACTATGAGTTGTTTGTCAACATCTTGGGTATGTATGCATTTTGCAAGCTTTAAAATTGAATGCAGTGTTAGAGGTGAAATGGTTTGACAAACTTAATTTTTGGGGTTTCCCTGTTCCTCTCTAACCTAAAGTGTTACTAAAACCTGGATTGAATTAACCTATAATGTAATTTTTCCATCTTTTGCAACTAAGCTATCAACATTTGCAGTCATTTGTAAGTTAAAGTAGAGGACAAATCTCAGGTGTGGTTATTGAATTCAGGCAAATGTTCTAAAAAGTTTACTGTACTAGTATTCATCCTTCTATATGAACTTTCACATTTTTTACAAGAGCTCTATTGGATAAGATTTAGTTTGTCTTGTCTCCACTCTGCAACTGAACAATAAGATTGACCAGATACAAGCAGCATGAAACTGCAACTGGTTTGTGTTATTTCCCTCCTAACAGAGGATGTGACTCGACTGCTCTGTGGCTGACTGTGACATTTGTTATAACTAACTCATGTGTGTCCAATTAGCTATTCCCTTTCCCCACAATGTGCCAACTCCCTTGTTTATGTCCTGCCGGCTTCAcaagtgttgtttttgtttttgtctggTCTCTTGCTAGTTTTATGTGGCTACATTGTGGCTCCTAAAACTCAAAGAGGAAAGCGAAAAAACCAAGAGGAGCCCAGCTACCCCCAGCCTGCAAAAACCCCTCATCTAGCCACAGCCTGCAAAGGAGCCCAGCTACCCCCAGCCTGCAAAAAACCCTCACATGAACGGTGCTGTTAACCTGTTCAAATCAACGGAATGTCTGCTGTTGAGCTTAATTCGGAAAGAGGCTTTTGAAGAGGGCGACTCACCAATGAGAGAGGTGTTCAGCTCAAAGGCCCAGTCCACGTTTGCAGCTCTGAAGACGGGCTGTGTCGGGAGGGTCCCCCAGATGGGTCTGACAGGCCGAAGGGACAGTTCTGGGGATGTCCTGGGAGGCAGCTCTCCGAGTCTTGTACGGTCAGAGAGCAGTGGAGCCTCATCAGTTAGGCTCAGAAGACCCAGTAGTTGCTCCCTGGAGAGAATCTTGGATGAATCAGCTGACTCATGCTCCCAACACAAGTTGTTCCAGTCTACAGAGAGTCTGGTGTCTTGCAAAAGTAACAGTGGCAGCAAGTACAGCACCCCACCTCAGAATAaaactgactctctgtctgttttaGACAGCTACCCTTACTCTGAACCCCAAGTCTTTGTCACCATGGCAACTCCCAGTTGCATCACCAGTTCAGGTGTGATGTCTGTAGAGGGTAGCACTCACAGCTCCAAAAGCGAGGGGGTCAGAAGCAGCATCTCACTACCAATGGACAACCTCTCAGTCAGTCAGAAGCCCAAGCGCCCTAGGAGCATTGGTACCTGTTTGGATATAGCTGAGCACAGAGGGATGTCTGCCAGCTGTTTCAGTATTAACGCCCCTGTAGCAGAGATCACCGTGAAGCCAGACTCCTCCTCCACTGTTGGCCTGAGGGGTCCCAGTCTGCTCAACCTGAGGGCCAGCAGCATGGACCTCCGAGACCTCAGAGCTGGGCCTTCTGTTAGCAGGCGCTGTCAGAGCTCTCTGGACCTGTCCAGGCCAACCCTTGCTCTGCCCTCTGTGTTCACTTATGCACGCCGTCTGAGTTCCGAGCAAAGTAAGCCTACATCTGCATGCTTGTGTTTGTGCTTTTGCATGTCTTAACACCTGGCCTAACATTGCTCATTGGGCTTGCACTAATATGGGGTGAGACTCTAATTGTCCTTTAAGAGAAGGTTATCACTGCAAGCATTTCAATTGTAATCATCTGGATACTTTCCAGAACTTCAAACTGCCCTGTTTAACGTATTATGCCTATACAATTACATTTAATGATGACGTTACATTTAATAACTTGTACACATAGTTAATGCAGTTCTTGCTGTAGAGAAGCAAGGGCTTTTTGCCATTGAGATATTGATTTAATCTTCCAAGTGAAATCACACAGATGCTTAATCCGCTTCAATGCATTTCATTAGCCTCAAGTCCTAGTGGTGTGTATGCATCGTTTTGATCTGATGCATATCAAGGGTTGAATACATGCCATTCCAGTGTACAGTAGTgtgattgtgtatatgtgtgaagGTCTCCTCCAACCTCAGTTGGAGCGGGTGGCCATTGAGGCTCTGCAGCTCTGCACCCTGTTGCTGCCCCCTGCCAGCCGGAGGAAGCTCCAGCTGCTGATGAGAATGATCTCCCGGATGAGTCAGAATGTGGACATGCCTCGGCTCCATGACGCCATAGGAACACGCACATTGGTGAGGGCTGAGAGAAACACAGGTTTTACAATTCTGCGTGTTGATTTGAACATATCCTCAACTCCATTATTCAATCCCATTGTGTTTCCAGATGGTGCATACGTTCTCTCGCTGCGTGCTGGGCTGTGAGGAAGAGGTGGACCTGGATGAGCTTCTGGCCACCAGACTGGTCTCCTTCCTCATGGATCACCACCAGGAGATACTCCAGGTGCCAGTCTATCTGCAGAACGCTGTTCGAGACCACCTGGTATACCTCAGAAAAGTACAGGTATAATACTGTCACTCTTATAAGGTATCTATTACATACCATAGTTGGTTACGTGAGTTGTCATGAAATAGAATTTTCATTGATTTTAAACGTAGACTCAACGAAATAACGTTGCCATGAGCAACACTAGCTATTGCGATGAGCAAGATGCAAGACTTCCCGGTGAAGGAAGTTCCCTTCACTCTGTTTTCAATGTGGTAGCTATGGGACCAAAACAGCTGAGAAATTTAGCCTCTCGCTTCAATGCTCTtagttgtggaaattgacccactattctatttactttgtgcatctacgtcatatcgctgagtctacctttaaagaaAGTAGACCGCGACGTGTTGAAAGTGTgactatcctctcctcctctagatAACCTACCCAggtagtggtggtgtgggggccCCCATGCCCATCTACTCCTTCTGCAGACAGATCAGTACCGAGGAGTTTGAGGAGCAGAAGCGGAGTGTGTCCCAGGCTGCCATCGCTGACCTGCTGGAGAGCCTGATCAAAGACAAGAACATGTCTGTgaaggacaagaagaagaagcTCAAGCAGGTAACAAGTTAGACGGCATGTTGTGTGAACACTTTCTTCATATTCTCTTATCTCACTACacagtacgaaaatgtatgcattcaCTATTGTAAATCACTCaagactgtctgctaaatgactaaaatgtacaaatgtaatCTCACTGCACATTTGTGTACAAtgtatcccccccccaaaaaagtgttaatctaAAGCTAATACATTTTTGTATCATCAGTTTCAGAGGCAGTATACAGACATCTACGCTCTCCGATTTCCAACGACTGAGAGCGAGGCGCAGCTTTTTGAAGATAAACCAAAGATCAAACCTCCAATGCTGATAAGTATGAAGAAACCAAAAGCTTTTGGAATTAGAAACTGAAGGTACAATTGGGAGGCAACTGTTTGTGtggaatatttttgttgttgcttgaaaCTAGACCTGGCAGCTAAATGTAGGAAGGTGGGAGGAAACTACTGTGGGGACCACCACAATTTAGACTGCAACTATGTAACATTTGTTTTTAGGGTTGAATTATGCATGTTTTATGTTAAGTAATGTTTTTGTGTATGTAATTTCTAAATACTGCAGTATTTATCTTTAGtgcaccaaataatttattcGGGATTGATGATGACCTCGTATGGGAGTATAATAAGTGAGCCTGAAGAGGAACCTGTAAGCAAATGACAATTTGGGAGTCGATTCTGATAGATTTATTTTGAAATTGATCCAGATTTATACACTTCAATTGACATCAAAGTACAGAATTTAAACTTTCAAGCATTTGCGTTTTCCAGGGATTCATTTTATTGTTAAGCATGGTATTAGTCTACCTAGTTTATTTTCATAGGGTTGTATGAAATGCTTATAATTTaactttgttcatgtttttctgTGTATGTTTTGACACGTCACTTCTCTGTATTTTTATTCCATTAACATTCTCAAGTTGAGCTCAAACTACTTTATTGTATATTTTTGGTGTgggattttataaaaaaaaaaaaaaaaatcctggcaAGTTATGTTCAGCCATTTGGGATAATGAAGTTTTGCACTTTTCTGTCATTTTTAAATGAACAGTAGTTTAGACCAGTCAATACAATGGTTAATATATATACTtgacaaatatgtatttttattgcCATTTATGAAGTATTAAACCTACAAGGGAGACTTTTGGACTCATTTAGATGCATTTTCTCAATACCTCTTTATAGCTGTATACCTAACCTCAAAGGAAGAGCCATCAATTACATATCAGTTTACCCTTTGACTTGTATTGTTATTTCCCCGCAAAACATCTGTTTACTATGCAACGTTCTTGACAATAAAGTGTTCAACTGTAAAACAAAATCCTCTTTACGAATTGTGCAAATGTACTTGCCTTTATTAGTGTTCTAGGACGGGGTTTATTTAGTCATATTTGTTTACCTCCGTGTCCTTGTACTGTCTGTCTGGCACCAGAAGGGAGAGACAGTGTTAACTCTGACACAGAATTCCATGAATCTTTGCACTACACCTGGTGAATGTGGCAGAGCTCTGCTGTTAGAATTCTAAGTGCATTGAAACTGAAGATGGTGAATTGCATGTCCCTCTGAGTCTGACCTCAACTGACCTTCATCCCTCTAGATCGGGATAAAGAAAAGGAAGACCCCTGTTAATCATACATGTGCACCTTAAACACCCTCTGTGTGGGTGCCTACACAGATTATTGTAAAAATTTGAGTTAAATTTAATCTGGAATCCATCCAATTAGTTCTAAATACTGTGGGAACATCTTTCTCTGACATGTACAAAACATTTGATACAAGCAAGAAAGATATTGCATAATGAAGTACATAACTTTCCTGTTTTTTCTCTTGATTTAGGTATGTTTGGTGGGCTCAGGTTAGCAAATGTGGTTCTGGTCTTAATTACGCAGAGAAATTCCTGAAGGAGGAGTATTAGGGCGGTGGGTTAAAAGTACATGGAAAGTGAATGGTCTGGGTACAAAGGGATTCTTGTTTCAGAGACCTCTGATTGGTTTGGGGGGAGGTTCTCAAACTCCCGGCGCTCTGCCTGGGAATCTAACAGTGTCTAAAGGCTGCTGATCACTCCACAGTTCAGACTGATTTCCTGCACACAAGCTGTGTTTATTGTCAATAGGAAAATGGTTAGTCGGTGAGTAATTCCTTTTATACATTTTCCTTAGcttcacaacttttttccccatACAAGAATATAAGTTGGTGAGTAAACTACCTCTTTTTGCATACTTTTCATAACTGACAGGAGTATGTAAGTTGAGTAACTGTTCTTGTGCAAAGCTTTTAGATCAAAGCATTTTTTTCATTACTTTTGCTGCATGCTAGTGTAAAGCAgttgaacatgtttttttttctggtcAGATTTATTTAAATTTAACTAAAACATTTAGGCAATAATGAGGTATGTAATTGTGTTTTTAGGTCTGAAAAGATTAGTTGGATCAGCAGCCTA
This window of the Salvelinus sp. IW2-2015 linkage group LG16, ASM291031v2, whole genome shotgun sequence genome carries:
- the depdc1a gene encoding DEP domain-containing protein 1A isoform X2 — translated: MPLRKHRQHFRVYGNCFTAIAAVDWLHELLRNNSNFGPDVTRQQTIQLLKKFLKNHVIENVKGRWGSEDLEDNSHLYRFASTSPLKPIPHRPPVSGPASVKKSFSMKEKEGFFKCRTSKKPDKETTENVDPSKEDMETEPVIEVVQARALTEEDIQDVWRGITLTHLQKTLGLTALEDVLDPRHINSQNIVYNMTNVNKHGVVTLEDKTDDLPHWVLSAMKCLANWPKYDSNQPSYPGFERDVFKTVSDYFYSLPQPLLTFEYYELFVNILVLCGYIVAPKTQRGKRKNQEEPSYPQPAKTPHMNGAVNLFKSTECLLLSLIRKEAFEEGDSPMREVFSSKAQSTFAALKTGCVGRVPQMGLTGRRDSSGDVLGGSSPSLVRSESSGASSVRLRRPSSCSLERILDESADSCSQHKLFQSTESLVSCKSNSGSKYSTPPQNKTDSLSVLDSYPYSEPQVFVTMATPSCITSSGVMSVEGSTHSSKSEGVRSSISLPMDNLSVSQKPKRPRSIGTCLDIAEHRGMSASCFSINAPVAEITVKPDSSSTVGLRGPSLLNLRASSMDLRDLRAGPSVSRRCQSSLDLSRPTLALPSVFTYARRLSSEQSLLQPQLERVAIEALQLCTLLLPPASRRKLQLLMRMISRMSQNVDMPRLHDAIGTRTLMVHTFSRCVLGCEEEVDLDELLATRLVSFLMDHHQEILQVPVYLQNAVRDHLVYLRKVQITYPGSGGVGAPMPIYSFCRQISTEEFEEQKRSVSQAAIADLLESLIKDKNMSVKDKKKKLKQFQRQYTDIYALRFPTTESEAQLFEDKPKIKPPMLISMKKPKAFGIRN
- the depdc1a gene encoding DEP domain-containing protein 1A isoform X1, with translation MMSNHIVTPGPYRATKLWNEVTKLFRAGMPLRKHRQHFRVYGNCFTAIAAVDWLHELLRNNSNFGPDVTRQQTIQLLKKFLKNHVIENVKGRWGSEDLEDNSHLYRFASTSPLKPIPHRPPVSGPASVKKSFSMKEKEGFFKCRTSKKPDKETTENVDPSKEDMETEPVIEVVQARALTEEDIQDVWRGITLTHLQKTLGLTALEDVLDPRHINSQNIVYNMTNVNKHGVVTLEDKTDDLPHWVLSAMKCLANWPKYDSNQPSYPGFERDVFKTVSDYFYSLPQPLLTFEYYELFVNILVLCGYIVAPKTQRGKRKNQEEPSYPQPAKTPHMNGAVNLFKSTECLLLSLIRKEAFEEGDSPMREVFSSKAQSTFAALKTGCVGRVPQMGLTGRRDSSGDVLGGSSPSLVRSESSGASSVRLRRPSSCSLERILDESADSCSQHKLFQSTESLVSCKSNSGSKYSTPPQNKTDSLSVLDSYPYSEPQVFVTMATPSCITSSGVMSVEGSTHSSKSEGVRSSISLPMDNLSVSQKPKRPRSIGTCLDIAEHRGMSASCFSINAPVAEITVKPDSSSTVGLRGPSLLNLRASSMDLRDLRAGPSVSRRCQSSLDLSRPTLALPSVFTYARRLSSEQSLLQPQLERVAIEALQLCTLLLPPASRRKLQLLMRMISRMSQNVDMPRLHDAIGTRTLMVHTFSRCVLGCEEEVDLDELLATRLVSFLMDHHQEILQVPVYLQNAVRDHLVYLRKVQITYPGSGGVGAPMPIYSFCRQISTEEFEEQKRSVSQAAIADLLESLIKDKNMSVKDKKKKLKQFQRQYTDIYALRFPTTESEAQLFEDKPKIKPPMLISMKKPKAFGIRN
- the depdc1a gene encoding DEP domain-containing protein 1A isoform X3 is translated as MMSNHIVTPGPYRATKLWNEVTKLFRAGMPLRKHRQHFRVYGNCFTAIAAVDWLHELLRNNSNFGPDVTRQQTIQLLKKFLKNHVIENVKGRWGSEDLEDNSHLYRFASTSPLKPIPHRPPVSGPASVKKSFSMKEKEGFFKCRTSKKPDKETTENVDPSKEDMETEPVIEVVQARALTEEDIQDVWRGITLTHLQKTLGLTALEDVLDPRHINSQNIVYNMTNVNKHGVVTLEDKTDDLPHWVLSAMKCLANWPKYDSNQPSYPGFERDVFKTVSDYFYSLPQPLLTFEYYELFVNILGLLQPQLERVAIEALQLCTLLLPPASRRKLQLLMRMISRMSQNVDMPRLHDAIGTRTLMVHTFSRCVLGCEEEVDLDELLATRLVSFLMDHHQEILQVPVYLQNAVRDHLVYLRKVQITYPGSGGVGAPMPIYSFCRQISTEEFEEQKRSVSQAAIADLLESLIKDKNMSVKDKKKKLKQFQRQYTDIYALRFPTTESEAQLFEDKPKIKPPMLISMKKPKAFGIRN